A window from Vulcanimicrobium alpinum encodes these proteins:
- a CDS encoding methyltransferase domain-containing protein translates to MSTLRELTFTGERYVPGLMGQIRYEHVHRYAIARRLAAGRRVLDVASGEGYGTALLATTAAQAVGVDIDESSVERARSVYYASNLRFVVGSASALPLADAGFDFVSSFETLEHIAEHERMVDEIKRVLAPGGTLVISTPNKRVYSDIPQYSNPFHVRELYFSEFRELLSARFRHVRIYGQRIAAASVVHPLANAVVERPIWFAGRGDDVLDALPALIDPTYFLAVASDEPIEDLVESAFLDPSDDVFGATAREMQALRNMVERLDGTLPGELSAGRAALTSTNTSRNDLRAELDAVHEAFRVADAERLHNANRYDELAELYNRERAERERDAYNLRERLDESDRKIRSLEEDARDAHAAFEKADALRIYQESRYEELEALYKSDGSEKLQQVTSLQARVLELEASLSEAEHSRAALEVERGEIQREMLGWADRARIVERELAQTIEQHAREVSVREAGYTQALSEQILRGSEQLGRARAERDALQNRAAVLQDDADQARAALESERERWAQMERELRSLADAAHEALQSVVDSKSWRLTRPLRLLARRFGADDR, encoded by the coding sequence ATGTCGACACTGCGCGAACTGACGTTCACCGGCGAACGCTATGTCCCGGGTCTAATGGGACAGATTCGCTACGAGCATGTGCACCGCTATGCTATTGCGAGACGTCTCGCCGCCGGACGACGCGTTCTGGACGTCGCTTCGGGCGAAGGATACGGTACCGCGCTGCTTGCTACTACGGCAGCCCAGGCCGTCGGCGTCGACATCGACGAAAGCTCCGTCGAGCGCGCCAGAAGTGTGTACTATGCTTCCAACCTGCGGTTTGTCGTCGGATCGGCGAGTGCACTGCCTCTTGCCGACGCAGGCTTTGACTTCGTATCGTCGTTTGAAACGCTTGAACACATCGCCGAGCACGAACGCATGGTCGATGAAATCAAACGCGTGCTAGCGCCCGGCGGTACGCTCGTCATCTCGACTCCGAACAAGCGTGTGTATTCGGATATTCCGCAGTATTCCAATCCGTTCCACGTCCGCGAACTGTACTTTTCAGAGTTTCGGGAATTGCTCTCCGCTCGCTTTCGTCACGTCAGAATTTATGGACAGCGCATCGCGGCAGCGTCGGTAGTGCACCCCCTTGCAAACGCCGTCGTCGAACGTCCGATATGGTTCGCCGGCCGGGGTGATGACGTGCTCGACGCCCTGCCGGCACTCATCGATCCAACGTATTTCCTTGCGGTCGCCAGTGACGAACCGATCGAAGACCTGGTCGAGTCTGCATTTCTGGACCCGTCGGATGACGTCTTCGGCGCTACCGCTCGGGAAATGCAGGCTTTGCGCAATATGGTGGAGCGACTCGATGGAACGTTGCCGGGCGAATTGAGCGCCGGCCGGGCGGCACTCACGTCTACAAATACAAGCCGAAATGATCTGCGGGCCGAACTGGATGCGGTGCACGAAGCGTTTCGCGTAGCGGACGCGGAGCGTTTGCACAATGCAAATCGCTACGACGAATTAGCGGAACTTTATAATAGGGAACGCGCCGAGCGAGAGCGTGATGCATATAACCTGCGCGAGCGGCTTGACGAGTCTGACAGGAAGATTCGATCATTGGAAGAGGATGCGCGCGACGCACACGCAGCTTTTGAGAAAGCCGATGCGCTGCGGATATACCAAGAGAGCCGTTATGAAGAGTTGGAAGCGCTTTATAAATCCGACGGATCGGAAAAGCTGCAGCAGGTGACGTCGCTGCAGGCCCGGGTTCTTGAGCTCGAAGCTTCGCTCAGCGAGGCGGAGCATTCCCGTGCTGCGCTCGAGGTCGAAAGAGGGGAGATCCAGCGGGAGATGCTGGGCTGGGCAGATCGCGCGCGAATCGTGGAACGCGAACTTGCCCAAACCATCGAACAACACGCACGCGAGGTATCGGTCAGGGAAGCAGGCTACACGCAGGCCTTGAGCGAGCAGATCCTGCGCGGAAGCGAACAGCTCGGGCGCGCTCGTGCCGAGCGCGATGCTCTGCAGAACCGTGCAGCGGTTCTTCAGGACGACGCGGACCAAGCTCGGGCTGCGCTTGAATCGGAGCGCGAACGATGGGCTCAGATGGAACGAGAGTTGCGTTCGCTTGCAGACGCAGCGCACGAGGCCCTGCAAAGCGTGGTCGACTCGAAATCGTGGCGACTGACCCGGCCTCTCAGGCTCCTCGCCCGTCGATTTGGTGCGGATGACCGCTGA